One genomic segment of Thalassospiraceae bacterium LMO-SO8 includes these proteins:
- a CDS encoding penicillin-binding protein 1A encodes MFRLLSSIVGLIVIGAVVGGAGLLYVLYIYGQDLPDYRQLANYEPPVMTRVHAGDGRLLAEFARQKRVFVPIEAIPKRVIKAFLSAEDKTFYEHPGIDIPGVIAAALRNLKNIGSDRRPQGASTITQQVAKNFLLTNEVSIERKIKEAILAFRIERAFSKDRILELYLNEIYLGLGSYGVAAAALNYFNKSMDELTVAEAAYLAALPKAPNNYHPIRQLQAAQARRDWVVNRMLEDHLITDEEAKRAWTEPLRVSQRIDTEFVEADYFAEEVRRELLDQYGEDQLYNGGLSVRTTLDPRLQQIAEKALRDGLESFDRRVRAWRGPLARVPDGVSFSGAPEWRSILTAYKAPKGLEHHKIAIVTAVDGEAAHLGLVDGTAGRLPMALMSWARRRIDEDTWAPRPKRPADVVVPGDIIAVSPETEDEDGKSLPEGTYALRQLPEVQGGIVAMDPHTGRVLAMVGGYSFQINQFNRVTQAWRQPGSAVKPFVYLAGLDAGYTPSTRILDAPFVVDQGPGLPKWRPGNYTNKFYGPSTMRLGIEKSRNLMTVRLAQTIGMEQVCKYVEAFGIVDHLPRALSMALGAGETTLLRLTTAYAMLVNGGRRIEPTLIDRIQDRKGRTVFRHDERPCPQCRTGAWTGGEQVPDVPDIREQVADPASAYQMVSMLEGVVKRGTGARIGQEVKKTLAGKTGTTNKNRDAWFMGFSPDLTVGVFVGYDSPETLGRRETGSSVAAPIFAQFMKQALKNTPAIPFRIPPGIRLVRVDAQTGLPALIGQTEDVIWESFKPGTVPKEDTEIISAGQDMSGNGDATQQPFGGTGGLY; translated from the coding sequence ATGTTCCGCCTGTTGTCCTCGATTGTCGGATTGATCGTCATCGGTGCCGTGGTCGGCGGGGCGGGGCTGCTCTACGTGCTGTACATTTACGGTCAGGACCTGCCCGACTATCGCCAGCTTGCCAATTACGAGCCGCCGGTGATGACCCGCGTGCATGCGGGCGACGGGCGCCTGCTGGCGGAATTCGCCCGGCAAAAGCGCGTGTTCGTGCCGATCGAGGCGATCCCCAAGCGGGTCATCAAGGCCTTCCTGTCGGCCGAGGACAAGACGTTCTACGAACATCCGGGCATCGATATTCCGGGGGTCATCGCGGCGGCGCTGCGCAACCTGAAGAACATCGGCTCGGACCGCCGGCCTCAGGGGGCCTCGACCATCACCCAGCAGGTCGCCAAGAACTTCCTTCTGACCAACGAGGTCTCGATTGAGCGCAAGATCAAGGAAGCGATCCTCGCCTTCCGCATCGAGCGCGCGTTCTCCAAGGACCGGATTCTCGAACTGTACCTGAACGAGATCTATCTGGGCCTGGGCTCCTACGGGGTCGCGGCGGCGGCGCTCAACTATTTCAACAAGTCCATGGACGAGCTGACCGTGGCCGAGGCCGCCTATCTGGCTGCCCTGCCGAAGGCGCCCAACAACTATCACCCCATCCGCCAGCTTCAGGCGGCGCAGGCGCGCCGCGACTGGGTCGTCAACCGCATGCTCGAAGATCACCTGATCACCGATGAAGAGGCCAAGCGCGCCTGGACCGAGCCGCTGCGCGTCAGCCAGCGCATCGACACGGAATTCGTCGAGGCCGACTATTTCGCCGAGGAAGTGCGCCGCGAGCTTCTCGATCAATACGGCGAGGACCAGCTTTACAACGGCGGTCTGTCCGTGCGCACGACCCTGGATCCACGCCTGCAGCAGATCGCCGAAAAGGCGCTGCGCGACGGCCTGGAAAGCTTCGACCGCCGGGTGCGCGCCTGGCGTGGGCCGCTGGCCCGGGTGCCCGACGGGGTCAGCTTTTCCGGCGCGCCGGAGTGGCGCTCGATCCTGACCGCCTACAAGGCGCCCAAGGGTCTGGAACACCATAAGATCGCCATCGTCACCGCCGTCGACGGCGAAGCCGCCCATCTGGGCCTGGTCGACGGCACGGCCGGGCGTCTGCCCATGGCGCTGATGTCCTGGGCCCGCCGGCGGATCGACGAGGACACCTGGGCGCCCCGGCCCAAGCGGCCGGCGGACGTCGTGGTGCCGGGCGACATCATCGCCGTCAGCCCGGAGACCGAGGACGAGGACGGCAAATCGCTGCCCGAGGGGACATATGCGTTGCGCCAGTTGCCCGAGGTTCAGGGCGGCATCGTCGCCATGGACCCGCACACCGGCCGCGTGCTTGCCATGGTCGGGGGCTATTCGTTCCAGATCAATCAGTTCAACCGGGTGACCCAGGCCTGGCGGCAGCCCGGCTCGGCGGTGAAGCCCTTCGTCTATCTGGCCGGACTGGACGCAGGGTACACGCCGTCGACGCGCATCCTCGACGCGCCCTTTGTGGTCGATCAGGGCCCCGGTCTGCCGAAATGGCGGCCCGGCAACTACACCAACAAGTTCTACGGGCCGTCGACCATGCGCCTGGGAATCGAAAAATCGCGCAACCTGATGACCGTGCGCCTGGCCCAGACCATCGGCATGGAACAGGTCTGCAAGTATGTCGAAGCCTTCGGCATCGTCGATCACCTGCCGCGGGCCCTGTCCATGGCCCTGGGCGCTGGGGAGACGACGCTTTTGCGCCTGACCACCGCCTATGCCATGTTGGTCAACGGCGGCAGGCGGATCGAACCGACCCTGATCGACCGCATCCAGGACCGCAAGGGCCGCACCGTGTTCCGCCACGACGAGCGGCCCTGCCCGCAGTGCCGCACGGGGGCCTGGACCGGCGGCGAACAGGTGCCCGACGTGCCCGACATCCGCGAACAGGTCGCCGACCCGGCCAGCGCCTACCAGATGGTGTCCATGCTGGAAGGCGTGGTTAAGCGCGGCACCGGGGCGCGCATCGGCCAGGAGGTCAAGAAGACCCTGGCCGGCAAGACCGGCACCACCAACAAGAACCGCGACGCCTGGTTCATGGGATTCTCGCCCGACCTGACGGTCGGCGTGTTCGTCGGCTACGACAGCCCGGAAACCTTGGGGCGGCGGGAAACGGGCTCGTCCGTGGCGGCACCCATCTTCGCCCAGTTCATGAAGCAGGCGCTCAAGAACACGCCCGCGATCCCGTTCCGAATTCCGCCCGGCATCCGCCTGGTCCGCGTCGACGCGCAGACCGGCTTGCCGGCCCTGATCGGCCAGACCGAGGACGTGATCTGGGAAAGCTTCAAGCCCGGCACCGTGCCGAAAGAGGACACGGAAATCATTTCCGCCGGCCAGGACATGTCGGGGAACGGTGACGCCACCCAGCAACCCTTCGGCGGCACCGGCGGGCTGTACTGA
- a CDS encoding N-acetylmuramoyl-L-alanine amidase — protein MSTRTHHRAMGIGGRIRHYAMVFSALCLAALVAGQVRAADAVVTDLQSGVSGDGARFVLHLDRRVAFRLFTLVNPYRVVVDLPEVGWQLPARPLPGKQGVFNGLRYGLFRPGNSRIVFEFQHPVQVADAYVTPGAGGGAFKLVIDAQRTTHDAFAASVAMPPREIAGLRPRGAAKPPAAAASSRLESVARRTAALVAPAEASASPAPTQAVAANYLPMPPRRPGDRPSAHRPMVVIDPGHGGVDPGAQSRHGIYEKHVVLALSREITRQLVASGRYRADMTRDRDVFIRLRDRVAIARKKGADLFISVHADSIRNSKVSGPSVYTLSEKASDKEAAELAERENKADLIAGMDLSHESADVANILIDLAQRESMNQSARFAGHLVSELGNKTEVLPRPHRFAGFAVLKAPDLPSVLLETGFLSNRDDERRLTSKSYRRQLASAIVDAIDRYFGAVEQAKIRQP, from the coding sequence ATGAGCACGCGGACCCACCACCGAGCCATGGGGATCGGCGGGCGAATCCGCCATTATGCCATGGTTTTCAGTGCGTTATGTCTTGCCGCCTTGGTTGCGGGCCAAGTCCGCGCCGCAGACGCCGTGGTCACGGACCTGCAAAGCGGGGTCAGCGGCGACGGGGCCCGATTCGTCCTGCACCTGGACCGCCGGGTCGCGTTCCGCCTGTTCACCCTGGTCAATCCCTACCGTGTCGTGGTTGACCTGCCGGAAGTCGGCTGGCAACTGCCGGCCAGACCGTTGCCGGGCAAACAGGGCGTGTTCAACGGCCTGCGCTATGGCCTGTTCCGGCCGGGCAATTCGCGCATCGTGTTCGAATTTCAGCATCCGGTTCAGGTGGCGGACGCTTACGTCACTCCGGGGGCGGGCGGCGGCGCCTTCAAACTGGTGATCGACGCCCAGCGCACCACCCATGACGCCTTCGCCGCCTCCGTCGCGATGCCGCCCCGCGAGATCGCGGGCCTGCGTCCGCGCGGGGCCGCCAAGCCGCCGGCCGCGGCCGCGTCCAGCCGGTTGGAATCCGTCGCACGGCGCACCGCCGCTCTGGTCGCCCCGGCCGAGGCGTCGGCCTCTCCGGCCCCGACCCAAGCCGTGGCCGCCAATTACCTGCCCATGCCGCCGCGCCGTCCCGGCGACCGCCCGTCCGCCCATCGTCCGATGGTGGTCATCGACCCGGGCCATGGAGGCGTCGATCCCGGCGCGCAGAGCCGCCACGGCATTTACGAAAAGCATGTGGTGCTGGCGCTGAGCCGCGAAATCACCCGGCAACTGGTCGCCTCGGGCCGTTACCGGGCGGATATGACCCGTGACCGCGACGTGTTCATCCGTCTGCGGGACCGAGTCGCCATCGCGCGCAAGAAAGGGGCCGACCTCTTCATTTCCGTACATGCGGATTCCATCCGCAATTCGAAGGTGTCCGGGCCCTCGGTCTATACCTTGTCGGAAAAGGCATCGGACAAGGAAGCGGCCGAGCTGGCCGAGCGGGAAAACAAGGCCGACCTGATCGCCGGCATGGACCTGAGCCATGAAAGCGCCGATGTCGCCAACATCCTGATTGACCTGGCGCAGCGCGAATCCATGAACCAGTCGGCGCGCTTCGCCGGCCATCTGGTCAGCGAACTGGGCAACAAGACCGAGGTCCTGCCCCGTCCGCACCGCTTCGCCGGGTTCGCCGTGTTGAAGGCGCCGGACCTGCCGTCGGTCCTGCTGGAAACCGGGTTCCTGTCGAACCGCGACGACGAACGCCGCCTGACCAGCAAGTCCTACCGTCGGCAGTTGGCGTCTGCGATCGTCGACGCCATCGACCGATATTTCGGCGCTGTTGAGCAGGCCAAGATTCGCCAGCCCTAG